A window of bacterium genomic DNA:
CTTTTTCTTTAATCTTTGCAACCTCTTCTAATATCTTTTGTATTAAACCAAAGGATTTTGTATCTATCTTTTCAAGGAAATAAGATTTTTTCTCTCTATTTTGGGAAAGAGATGCTTTTTGAAGACTTTATAAAAAAGATTGAGGAGGTAAAAGGAAAATGAAAGGATTAAAGATTTTAACCATTGTTTTGATCGGGCTAGGGTTTAATCGGGATTTATGGGGATATATCTATTCTGGATATAAGCGTAATTCTAATCCCACCTATTATTTCTATATGGGTTTTGATTACTGGATTGGAATAGGGGTAGGGCATACACTCTCCGGTGCTTGGAGCTATGTGAACAAGGGTGCAAAGGTATGGAATGATGTTTCAGATTGTAATTTTGAGCTTAAGCATGGAGGGTTTAGACCAAACTGGGAAAGATTTGGCAGTATATAAGCTTGTTGGCACAGGTTCAACCAGCCATTGGGAAAAAATTGAGGGTTCAATAGTAAATCCTCTCAAACATTGTGAATTATTTTTAAAGATTATAGATTTAAGGTGAAACATTATGACATAGAACAAAATGCTCTTTTGAGAAAAAAGTAAGGGGTGGGTCTTTTATTTCACAAATCCCTTTCTTTTCCGGGCATCTTGGGTAAAATGGGCATCCTTGTTTGGAATGTTCTTCACTGAGTGAGATATTAACAAATCTTCTTTCCCTTGGATGGCATGGAGGAATTGAGGCAATGAGGGATTTTGTGTAGGGATGCTTTGGGTTTTTAAAAATCTCATCCCCCGCTCCTTTTTCAACAATCTTTCCCAAATAGATAACAGCAACATCATCAGCAATATAGGAAACTACAGCTAAATCATGTGAGATAAACAAAAGGGAAAGAGAAAATTCGCTGACAAGAGAAAACAAAAGGTTGATTATCCCTCCCCTCATTGATACATCCAGGGATGATACAGGCTCATCGGCGATAAGAAGCTTCGGTTTTATTGACAAAGCCCTTGCAATGGCTATTCTTTGTTTTTGTCCACCTGAAAATTGATGGGGATATTTTTTAAGATCCTCTCTTTTAAAGCCAATTAAAGAGAGAAGCTCATCTATCCTTTTTTCCTTATCTTCTATTTTATGAATAATGAGTGGTTCTTTTAATATATCATAAAGCCTCTTTCTTGGGCTTAAGGAGGAATCTGGGTTTTGAAAGACAATAGAAATGTTTTTCCCTTTAGTCTTTGATGAAACCTCCTTTCCGTCAAAATAAATGGCTCCAGATGTAGGTGGAGAAAGACCTAATATAACCTTTGCAAGGGTTGATTTTCCAGATCCACTCTCTCCAACAATACCTAGGATTTTTCCTTTTTCTAAAGAAAAACTTACACCATCAAGGGCTTTTATTGCTCCCTTTGTCTTTGAAAAAAAAGAAGCCTTGAGGGAGAAATATTTCTTTAGCTCAACTACCTCAAGCATTTTCTCATATTATATACTAAAAATCAATTGAATTTCAAGCAAACCCCAAATAGATGGATGAAAAT
This region includes:
- a CDS encoding oligopeptide/dipeptide ABC transporter ATP-binding protein, with protein sequence MLEVVELKKYFSLKASFFSKTKGAIKALDGVSFSLEKGKILGIVGESGSGKSTLAKVILGLSPPTSGAIYFDGKEVSSKTKGKNISIVFQNPDSSLSPRKRLYDILKEPLIIHKIEDKEKRIDELLSLIGFKREDLKKYPHQFSGGQKQRIAIARALSIKPKLLIADEPVSSLDVSMRGGIINLLFSLVSEFSLSLLFISHDLAVVSYIADDVAVIYLGKIVEKGAGDEIFKNPKHPYTKSLIASIPPCHPRERRFVNISLSEEHSKQGCPFYPRCPEKKGICEIKDPPLTFFSKEHFVLCHNVSP